In Streptococcus pneumoniae, the sequence AGGTTGAAATTATCGCCAACCCGAACTCCTTTGGACCTAGCCGTGACTGGCTCAATATGGTCAAGACTAGCAAGGCGCGCAATAAGATTCGCCAGTTCTTTAAAAACCAAGATAAGGAATTGTCTGTCAACAAGGGTCGTGAGATGCTGATGGCTCAGTTCCAAGAAAATGGCTATGTGGCAAATAAATTTATGGACAAGCGCCACATGGATCAAGTTCTGCAAAAGACCAGTTACAAGACAGAAGACTCCCTCTTTGCGGCCATTGGTTTTGGGGAAATCGGTGCGATTACCGTCTTTAACCGTCTGACTGAAAAGGAACGCCGTGAGGAAGAGCGTGCCAAGGCCAAGGCTGAGGCAGAGGAGCTTGTCAAAGGTGGCGAGGTCAAGGTTGAAAATAAAGAAACCCTCAAGGTCAAGCATGAGGGGGGAGTGGTTATTGAAGGTGCTTCTGGTCTCCTAGTGCGGATTGCTAAGTGTTGTAACCCCGTGCCTGGTGACGATATTGTTGGCTACATTACCAAGGGTCGTGGTGTGGCTATTCACCGTGTGGACTGTATGAACCTGCGTGCCCAAGAAAACTACGAGCAACGTCTCCTTGATGTGGAATGGGAAGACCAGTACCCTAGCTCAAATAAGGAGTATATGGCCCATATCGATATCTACGGTCTCAACCGTACAGGACTGTTGAACGATGTACTGCAAGTTCTTTCAAATACAACCAAGAATATTTCAACGGTCAATGCCCAACCAACCAAGGATATGAAGTTTGCTAATATCCATGTGTCCTTCGGTATTGCCAACCTCTCTACACTGACTACGGTTGTCGATAAAATTAAGAGTGTGCCAGAAGTTTACTCTGTCAAACGGACCAACGGCTAGTTGTCCTAGCTCTTACTAGAAAGGCTATTATGAAAATCATTATCCAACGGGTTAAAAAAGCCCAAGTGAGTATAGAAGGCCAGATTCAGGGAAAAATCAATCAGGGACTTTTATTGCTGGTTGGTGTTGGACCAGAGGACCAAGAGGAAGATTTGGACTATGCTGTGAGAAAACTGGTCAATATGCGGATTTTTTCAGACGCAGAAGGCAAGATGAACCTGTCTGTCAAAGATATTGAAGGAGAAATCCTCTCTATTTCTCAGTTTACCCTCTTTGCGGATACTAAGAAAGGCAATCGTCCAGCCTTTACAGGGGCAGCTAAACCTGATATGGCATCAGACTTCTATGATGCTTTCAATCAAAAATTAGCGCAAGAAGTGCCCGTTCAGACAGGTATCTTTGGAGCAGATATGCAGGTTGAGCTGGTTAATAACGGACCTGTTACCATTATCCTAGATACTAAAAAGAGATAAGAAAGACCAAGCCCAGTCGGCTTGGTCTTTCTCATCTATCATAAAATACTCCAAAAAGAAATCGGTTCTTGATATGCTTGGGGGAAGTCTCTTTTCAGGCTTTGGCAGATGCGATAGGAAGGGATGAGATGTCCTAGGATGAGGAGAGTTCCCTGAAGGAAAAGTGGAATATCACTTAAAGACACCAAGGAGAGAATCATCAGGCTATCCCATAGGAGAATTTGTAAAGCAAAACGCCAGAATCTCGGTCTAATCTGGGAATAGAGTTAACTAAAGTGGTCACAAAGTTGGTTTGAAAGATAGGTCAATAGCACAGGATGAAAGAAAATGAGCCAACCGCTATAAATCAAAATCCAGTCCCAAGTAAGCCCCCTTTTAAATGTCAAAAATGCCAGCATGATTCCATCAATGACAAGGAGTTGAATGGTTTTGATGAAGATGATTTTTTTCATGCTAAAACCTCCTTTTCCTTAGAGACACTCCCATAAAGAGATGTGTTTGTCGTAAAAGTCTGGATAGTTTTCTCTTAGGTAGTCAGCTGTCATATAATAAAAAGTAGAATGGCAAGCAGTGATGATTGGCATAAGAGATGAAAAACGCTGAGAACTAATGAAGGCTAAGAGAACAAAAAATAGAAAATCAATGGTGAGAACCCCTAAATAGTAGAAGCGAATCTTTTTATTGATTTGAGGATAAATCTCAGCGAATTGATGTTTGAGTCGGACGACCAAGAGAAATAGCAGGAGTCCTTGAGCAAGGAAGAAAATTAAACCAGAGAGCAAGAGCCACTCAAAAGATGTCTCGAGTCTAGTGATAAAAAATGCAAATAGTAGCAAATCAATAACTGCAATTGCTATAAAATGGATTCTATAGAGTTTTTTCATGACAAGACCTTCCTCTTTTATCTAACTTCATTCTACTCCAAAAGAATGGGAGTTACAACTAAAATGATAAAAATAGCAGAAGGGAGATTCTCTTAAGTTGGCTAGTATTCTTTATTTGAGTTTCCTTCTATTATCTAACTTCTTCATCATTCCAGACAAATAAAGCTCCGATTGCATTGAGGATATAAAAGATGTATTTACCGATATTGGCGAAGTTTCCTTGAATACCAGCTTTTGTCAGCTGAACGAAATTGTAAATCAACCAAAAGCCCCACTGAGTTGTTAGTTTCAATGCATTCAAAGCATTGGCAATGAGGGACAGTGCAAAGGCAATAGTTGTTACGTAGGCAAGGAGATTCATCTTGCCCCCATATCCGATATAGTTGGTCACAAAGGCAAAGAGGAAGGCGATGATGGAAATGATGATGGCCGCCAATTTTACCTGTTTTTGGCTCATTTGGTTGGGTCTGCCTTCTTGCGAAGCTTTCCATTTCTTTATAGCAAAGGTATAAATGAGGAAGGTGACGGGATAGGTAATGATGGCCGCCTTATTTCCAAGGATATAATCAATAGCACCGGACAAAATGGTATTAACAATACCAAAGTAATTTCCCCATTTGCTTAATTTCCCCGTGAAACGAGTGGACAACATGGAAATCCCAACGTTGGTTACGGAAATCAATCCAAAGGGTACAAGAGCTGTCCATAGTCCCCAGTCTACAAATTTATGGAGGCGAGAGTTGAGATAACCAGATGCAATCGCAATCCCAACGACCAAAGCAACCCCGAAGAGGTCAAATCATTTAGATGTAGCAAAAATTTTTAGTGATTTTTTCATAGGTTAAACTACCTTTCTTTTTTTCAAATACTCTACCACCAAATGAAAGTAAAATCAAATGATAGAAATAAAACCCTGAAAATAAAACTTTCAGGGTTGGTAGGGGACTTGAGAAATTAGTTGATTTTCTCGACATAGAGTTGTTTTGCAATGTCCATATTCACTTGTAAATCCTCGTCGTTACTGAGGATAGTGAAGGTATTGCTGAAGCCATCAAACTGCTTGACTTGGAGCTGGTCACCGATGTGAAGTGAGTGCTTGTCCAGATAATGGAGAATGTCAAAACTATCGTGCACCCGAGTCAGGCGGTAGGCGCCAGCTTCCTTGATATCAGCTAGTGGGAGGTTATTGATTTCAACGAGTAGTTCTCCCTTGGCAGGAATAGTTCCTCCGTGGGGGCAGGTTTTAGGGAAACCTAGCAGTTTATCTAGTCTTTCCACGAACAGGTCAGAGACAGTGTGTTCCAAGACCTCAGCTTCCTCGTGAATCTGGTCACTTGTATAGTCTAAATGATGAACTAGAAAAACTTCAATCAAGCGGTGCTTACGATAGAGCTCAGAGACCAGTTTGAGACCGAGGTCAGTCAGTAGATAGCCACATTCCTTGTCCTTTAGGATGAGATTTTCACTTTTCATTCGTTTGATCATTTCAGTTACGGCAGGGGGAGAGACTTGCATGCGAGCCGCAATTTCCTTGTTGGTAATCTTATGCAGGTCTATGCCAATTTCATAAATACATTTTAGATAGTCTTCTTTGTTTGGGGTCATTCGTTTCCTCTTGTCTAATATCTTTATCTAGTATATCAAAAAAAGCTAGATTTCTCTAGCTGTGACTTTTTATGTTATACTTATTGCAAGAGAAAAAACGAGGAGATGGATATGACGAAAATAGCTCTTCTTTCAGATATTCATGGAAATACCACCGCCTTGGAGGCTGTTTTGGCAGATGCTCAGCAGCTAGGAGTGGATGAATACTGGCTTTTGGGAGATATTCTCATGCCAGGGACAGGACGTAGAAGGATTTTGGACTTGTTGGATCAACTACCGATTACGGCTAGAGTTTTGGGAAACTGGGAAGACAGTCTTTGGCATGGTGTCCGTAAGGAATTGGACAGTACTCGCCCCAGTCAACGCTATCTCTTGCGCCAGTGCCAGTATGTTTTAGAGGAAATTTCCCTAGAAGAAATTGAAGTGCTCCACAATCAACCTCTTCAAATTCATCGTCAGTTTGGAGATTTGACGGTGGGAATTAGCCATCATCTGCCTGATAAGAACTGGGGGCGAGAGTTGATTCATACTGGCAAACAAGAGGAGTTTGACCGCTTGGTGACTCATCCTCCCTGTGATATTGCTGTTTATGGACATATTCACCAGCAGTTGCTTCGTTACGGGACTGGTGGGCAATTGATTGTCAATCCGGGTTCGATTGGCCAACCTTTCTTTTTGGACGCTCAGCTACGGAAGGACTTGCGGGCCCAGTATATGATTTTGGAGTTTGATGACAAAGGCCTGGTAGATATGGACTTCCGACGGGTAGACTACGATGTGGCAGCGGAATTGCAGCTGGCTAAAGACCTGAGACTTCCCTATTTTGAGGTTTACTATGAAAGTCTGGTCAATGGGATCCACCATACTCATCATCAGGAATTTTTGAGAGAATTGGCTCAGAAAGAGGGCTGCGACCGGGAGTTAGACGACTGGTTGAAAAGTGGTAACGATTGACATTACAACTAAAAAGGGTATAATAATAGAAAAAGAAGAGTAGAGGCAGGGTAGCCTCGTAAAAAGGAGAAGAGGATGCAAATTCCAAGTAGATTTACCATTGCGACTCATATGCTGATAATCATTGCCCTCGAGGGGAAGGAAAGCAAGGTGACCAGTGATTTTCTGGCTGCTAGTGTCGGGGTCAATCCTGTCATTATCAGAAAGATCTTGTCCCAGTTGAAGAAGGCAGAGCTGATTTCAGTAGCGCGTGGAACGGGCGGAACAGAGATTGTCAAGGACCTTAAGGATATTAGTCTTTTAGATGTTTATCAGGCGGTCGAATGTCTTGGTAAGACAGGTCAACTCTTCAGTTTCCATGACAATCCGAATCCAAATTGCCCTGTAGGAGCTCATATTCATGATGTTTTGGATCAAAAATTGGAGAGAATTCAGTTGACTATGGAGGCAGAACTTGGTCAAACCAGTCTAGAAAAAGTCGTGGCCGATGCAGAGAGTCAGATGAAGGATTAAGAGGGATAAATGCCCTCTTTTTTCTTTGGATAATTATGATAAAATGTAGCTATTAAAGGAGTAAGAAATGTATCTCGTTATAGGAATTGTATTAGCCTTTATAGTGTCATTTTGGAAGGATAATAGAAGTTTGTGGAATCCAGTATTATTTTTATTATCCCTCATTTCAAGTTATTTTTATCTATCCTACCTTTTTTATAAAAATGGATACGAGAATGTTCAGTTAGCTTTTTATGTATTTGCCTTTGTCTTACTTCCTTTTTTGCTTTTTCTAAGTGGCATCTTTTTAATCTATAATGGGGTCATTTTGTTGAAGCGAGAGGGACGTTCCAAGCCCCATTATCTCTCAATGCTATTTGATTTTTATTGACTATTAGATTCTATTTAAAAAGACTTAGAATGCACATGAAAGTATGTATTCTAGGTCTTTTGTTTTGTATACATTTAATTTTCAAGAGTATTATCTATTTTTCCATGCCTGGTAACGAGTATCAATCAATAACTGGGTAAGGCGACCCAAGGTTTCTCTTTCTTCTGGAGTGAGGGATTGAGCTTGGACAAAGAGATGATGAATGTATTCAAGCGCCTTTAAGGAAGCCAAGTCATTGATAGAGCTAATACCAGCCTCAAGAATAGTGCCAAAGAAGAGGTCGAAGTAGAGCTGAAGTTCTTCGTCAGGGACTGTGGCCACCCATTCTTTAAAGGTTGTGTCTACTTGCTGGCTATCACTGTTGGTCTTATCCAGTTGGACGAAGTGCTTATCCTCAATCTGCCAACTAAAGGTATCGTGCTGGGCGATGCCACCCAGGGCAGTACTCTGAACGATGATTTGGTGAGCAGGAATTTCCAGCATCATACCGAT encodes:
- a CDS encoding nicotinamide mononucleotide transporter, producing MVVGIAIASGYLNSRLHKFVDWGLWTALVPFGLISVTNVGISMLSTRFTGKLSKWGNYFGIVNTILSGAIDYILGNKAAIITYPVTFLIYTFAIKKWKASQEGRPNQMSQKQVKLAAIIISIIAFLFAFVTNYIGYGGKMNLLAYVTTIAFALSLIANALNALKLTTQWGFWLIYNFVQLTKAGIQGNFANIGKYIFYILNAIGALFVWNDEEVR
- a CDS encoding metal-dependent transcriptional regulator encodes the protein MTPNKEDYLKCIYEIGIDLHKITNKEIAARMQVSPPAVTEMIKRMKSENLILKDKECGYLLTDLGLKLVSELYRKHRLIEVFLVHHLDYTSDQIHEEAEVLEHTVSDLFVERLDKLLGFPKTCPHGGTIPAKGELLVEINNLPLADIKEAGAYRLTRVHDSFDILHYLDKHSLHIGDQLQVKQFDGFSNTFTILSNDEDLQVNMDIAKQLYVEKIN
- the dtd gene encoding D-aminoacyl-tRNA deacylase, translating into MKIIIQRVKKAQVSIEGQIQGKINQGLLLLVGVGPEDQEEDLDYAVRKLVNMRIFSDAEGKMNLSVKDIEGEILSISQFTLFADTKKGNRPAFTGAAKPDMASDFYDAFNQKLAQEVPVQTGIFGADMQVELVNNGPVTIILDTKKR
- a CDS encoding Rrf2 family transcriptional regulator, producing the protein MQIPSRFTIATHMLIIIALEGKESKVTSDFLAASVGVNPVIIRKILSQLKKAELISVARGTGGTEIVKDLKDISLLDVYQAVECLGKTGQLFSFHDNPNPNCPVGAHIHDVLDQKLERIQLTMEAELGQTSLEKVVADAESQMKD
- a CDS encoding metallophosphoesterase family protein produces the protein MTKIALLSDIHGNTTALEAVLADAQQLGVDEYWLLGDILMPGTGRRRILDLLDQLPITARVLGNWEDSLWHGVRKELDSTRPSQRYLLRQCQYVLEEISLEEIEVLHNQPLQIHRQFGDLTVGISHHLPDKNWGRELIHTGKQEEFDRLVTHPPCDIAVYGHIHQQLLRYGTGGQLIVNPGSIGQPFFLDAQLRKDLRAQYMILEFDDKGLVDMDFRRVDYDVAAELQLAKDLRLPYFEVYYESLVNGIHHTHHQEFLRELAQKEGCDRELDDWLKSGND